Proteins encoded by one window of Carassius carassius chromosome 30, fCarCar2.1, whole genome shotgun sequence:
- the LOC132111042 gene encoding G2/M phase-specific E3 ubiquitin-protein ligase-like: MDDFNQAEGAVDEGGPKREFFRLLMVALKERSLFTGPQNNKNLSLDSRALQRGLYRIYGIMIAVALVHGGLFPSFFSERLYQNLCSIPSSLPTLEEITDLDLQWKLKKISEAEDITAARDAIMEAADSLSLSGFLGHITTMEERDQLVQAAITFYVEGRTEEALLQFAEGLSTLGLLDMMKIHHSAFKTAFCSSDKPLKATDLMILFPSWKQSVATGNKS, encoded by the exons ATGGATGACTTCAATCAAGCGGAGGGTGCAGTGGATGAGGGTGGGCCTAAACGGGAGTTTTTCAGACTCCTTATGGTAGCTCTCAAGGAACGCTCTCTTTTTACAGGGCCACAGAATAATAAGAATCTGTCTCTGGATAGCCGTG CATTACAGAGAGGTCTGTACCGAATATATGGAATAATGATTGCGGTGGCACTCGTGCATGGAGGGTTGTttccttccttcttttctgagaggCTTTACCAAAACCTGTGCTCTATTCCATCATCATTACCCACTCTTGAAGAAATCACTGATCTGGATTTGCAGTGGAAATTAAAAAAG ATCAGTGAGGCAGAAGATATTACAGCAGCTAGGGATGCCATTATGGAAGCTGCAGATAGCCTATCCTTGTCGGGGTTCCTGGGGCATATCACCACCATGGAGGAACGGGACCAGTTAGTTCAGGCAGCCATTACTTTCTATGTGGAAGGAAGGACTGAAGAAGCCTTACTACA ATTTGCTGAAGGGCTAAGCACACTTGGCCTTCTGGACATGATGAAAATTCATCACAGCGCCTTCAAGACAGCATTCTGTTCATCTGATAAGCCTCTAAAAGCTACAGACTTGATGATCTTGTTCCCCTCCTGGAAGCAATCGGTGGCGACTGGAAACAAAAGTTGA
- the LOC132111056 gene encoding uncharacterized protein LOC132111056: MFRQNSDPVRGPRRRRVQTRHVTFRVGLILLPDLETFHAQKVAAIKKIQVPLSLSAEEFLDVLKTAFPRLGSTDFDLARVDCNKKIRRLNVSPLSPSVLKASKELNRSALYLLPKERLEGQAEEQQEECHDEGSDSGQRLDQDDVQVVDTSDSLRPHTMERDELREWRALRESQDEEYLSSLRADQDRVSNYRPSQRREADLEKRRKEALERRRLSLSRLAEPQDGIPLQLKYPDGHIIRRRFYLTHPIQHLFDFVGSDEMATEEFFIQRAMAPRIRSTTTSMSPAPFL, from the exons ATGTTTAGACAGAATTCTGACCCTGTTAGAGGGCCGAGGCGAAGGAGAGTGCAAACACGGCATGTCACATTTAGAGTTGGTCTCATTCTCCTTCCTGATTTGGAAACATTCCATGCCCAAAAAG TGGcagctataaaaaaaatacaggtgCCGTTGTCTCTATCAGCCGAGGAGTTCCTTGATGTTCTGAAAACTGCATTTCCAAGACTGGGCAGCACTGATTTTGACTTGGCCAGGGTTGATTGTAACAAAAAAATTAGAAGACTTAATGTTTCTCCACTTTCACCATCTGTGCTGAAAGCCAGCAAAGAGCTAAATCGGTCTGCTCTATATCTACTCCCAAAG GAGCGTTTGGAAGGGCAAGCTGAAGAACAGCAAGAAGAGTGtcat GATGAAGGCAGCGACTCGGGCCAACGCCTGGACCAAGAT GATGTACAGGTGGTCGACACCTCAGATTCTCTGAGGCCGCATACAATGGAGAGGGAT GAACTGCGTGAGTGGCGTGCACTTCGTGAAAGTCAAGACGAGGAATACCTTTCGAGTCTGCGAGCTGACCAAGACCGAGTAAgcaattaca GACCATCACAACGCAGAGAAGCTGATTTAGAGAAAAGACGCAAAGAG GCTTTGGAAAGAAGGCGTCTCAGTTTGAGCAGACTGGCTGAGCCACAGGATGGCATCCCACTTCAATTAAAGTATCCTGATGGCCATATCATTAGGAGAAGATTTTACCTCACACACCCAATTCAG cacctgTTTGACTTTGTTGGCTCGGATGAGATGGCAACAGAGGAGTTCTTCATCCAGAGGGCCATGGCGCCACGAATCAGGAGTACTACTACATCAATGAGTCCTGCACCGTTTTTGTAA